In Vibrio alginolyticus NBRC 15630 = ATCC 17749, one genomic interval encodes:
- a CDS encoding peptidylprolyl isomerase translates to MIIMTTNFGDIEIELNLERAPVSSKNFKKYCEDGFYNGTIFHRVIDGFMIQGGGHTEDMAEKPTRAPIANEANRGLKNLVGTIAMARTDAPHSATAQFFINLEDNNFLDHTATTNLGWGYAVFGKVTAGMDVVNRIAKVKTTSKLGHDDVPCDPIIIEKVTISE, encoded by the coding sequence ATGATTATTATGACCACCAATTTCGGTGACATCGAGATTGAACTGAACCTAGAACGAGCGCCAGTTAGCTCAAAGAACTTCAAAAAATACTGTGAAGATGGCTTCTACAACGGCACCATTTTCCACCGCGTTATCGATGGCTTTATGATCCAAGGTGGCGGTCACACCGAAGACATGGCAGAAAAGCCAACGCGCGCACCGATCGCGAATGAAGCAAACCGTGGTCTAAAGAACCTTGTTGGCACTATCGCAATGGCGCGTACCGATGCACCGCACTCTGCAACGGCACAGTTCTTCATTAACTTGGAAGACAATAATTTCCTAGACCACACCGCAACCACCAACCTAGGCTGGGGCTACGCCGTGTTTGGTAAAGTGACCGCGGGTATGGATGTCGTAAATCGCATCGCGAAAGTGAAAACGACCTCTAAGCTTGGTCACGATGATGTG